A stretch of the Enterobacteriaceae bacterium ESL0689 genome encodes the following:
- the mutT gene encoding 8-oxo-dGTP diphosphatase MutT, with amino-acid sequence MKNLQISAGIIRNSAGEIFITQRGADVHMANKYEFPGGKIASGETPEQALIRELDEEVGITVTSCWLFDKCEYRYSDRHITLWFWLVDEWIGEPWGKEGQPGHWVTQQALEAALFPPANEPVIKKLAQYLF; translated from the coding sequence ATGAAAAACTTACAAATATCGGCAGGGATTATTCGCAATTCGGCAGGGGAGATTTTTATTACCCAACGTGGGGCGGACGTCCATATGGCAAATAAATATGAGTTTCCTGGTGGTAAAATAGCCAGTGGGGAAACACCGGAACAAGCCCTGATACGAGAGCTTGATGAAGAAGTGGGTATTACAGTCACATCGTGCTGGCTGTTTGATAAATGCGAATATCGCTATTCTGATCGCCATATTACGTTGTGGTTCTGGCTGGTAGATGAGTGGATCGGGGAACCCTGGGGAAAAGAGGGACAACCTGGCCATTGGGTTACCCAACAGGCGCTGGAGGCTGCGTTATTTCCACCAGCGAATGAACCTGTTATCAAAAAATTAGCGCAATATCTATTCTGA